A genomic region of Gammaproteobacteria bacterium contains the following coding sequences:
- a CDS encoding DUF4864 domain-containing protein, producing the protein MVKTIPALMMVLALMGGPIGKADQKDNVAAMRLVIQTQLNAFARSDAVTAYAQASPEIHSIFPTTEVFMMMVRQGYSALIAPAVVGFLGVIDDSGGPVYQVLVESRDGRRWKAFYTMVQLDDASWRIGGCVLVKLPEESA; encoded by the coding sequence ATGGTTAAAACCATCCCGGCGCTGATGATGGTCCTGGCCCTGATGGGTGGCCCGATAGGAAAAGCCGATCAGAAAGACAATGTGGCTGCAATGCGTTTAGTGATTCAGACCCAGTTGAACGCCTTCGCCCGTAGTGATGCGGTTACGGCCTACGCCCAAGCTTCGCCGGAGATCCATTCCATATTTCCGACAACAGAAGTTTTCATGATGATGGTCCGTCAGGGTTATTCGGCCTTAATCGCCCCTGCAGTCGTCGGTTTTCTGGGTGTTATCGACGACAGCGGCGGGCCTGTTTATCAAGTTCTGGTCGAAAGTCGAGACGGGCGCCGGTGGAAGGCGTTTTACACCATGGTGCAACTGGACGATGCCAGTTGGCGAATCGGCGGCTGTGTCCTGGTCAAGCTGCCTGAAGAGTCGGCCTAA
- a CDS encoding PhzF family phenazine biosynthesis protein — translation MAEYPLALYGAFSETVFGGSIAGVIDQAWDMPADQMLQIAREIGAPATGFITGIDEHGVDVRFFSTLTEYPMCGHGTMGLMTWLVERGWFVPDKGSAITTTLRTPAMTSDVEIRLREDGRPEVLLTLVPAVFEPAVLRIDELAVVLGISQEGFRDDLDMKVTITDFRSLLVPIRSVTDLETVTPDFPAITALCQRTSIDTIALFTPVVENSTMIRCREFCPAVGTPESAASGTTNRAISCYLYQAGQLGALQNGKLTLRSEQGHEMGRPSVVMSELLTRNGQAVEVRVGGLATKTIEGKFYLP, via the coding sequence ATGGCTGAGTACCCGCTCGCACTCTATGGCGCTTTCTCTGAGACAGTGTTCGGCGGAAGCATAGCCGGCGTAATTGACCAAGCGTGGGATATGCCCGCCGACCAGATGCTACAGATCGCCCGGGAGATTGGGGCACCAGCCACCGGGTTCATCACCGGCATTGACGAGCATGGTGTTGATGTCCGATTTTTCTCGACCTTAACCGAATATCCGATGTGTGGTCATGGCACCATGGGGCTCATGACCTGGCTGGTCGAGCGTGGCTGGTTCGTGCCTGATAAAGGCAGCGCCATAACGACAACGCTGCGCACGCCGGCGATGACCTCAGACGTAGAAATCCGCCTGCGTGAGGATGGACGGCCCGAGGTGCTGCTCACGCTGGTACCGGCGGTATTCGAACCGGCCGTGTTACGCATCGACGAGCTTGCAGTGGTGTTGGGAATAAGCCAAGAGGGATTTAGGGACGATCTCGACATGAAAGTCACCATTACCGATTTCAGATCGTTACTGGTTCCCATACGCAGCGTGACTGATTTGGAGACAGTAACTCCCGACTTTCCCGCAATCACAGCTTTGTGCCAACGCACATCGATTGACACCATTGCCCTGTTTACCCCCGTCGTTGAAAACTCCACCATGATCCGTTGCCGGGAATTCTGCCCTGCAGTCGGCACGCCGGAATCAGCCGCATCGGGAACCACCAACCGCGCGATAAGCTGCTATCTGTACCAGGCGGGCCAGCTCGGCGCCCTGCAAAACGGCAAACTGACACTGCGTAGCGAGCAAGGCCATGAAATGGGACGTCCCAGTGTGGTCATGAGCGAGCTTTTAACACGCAATGGACAGGCGGTCGAAGTACGTGTCGGGGGCCTGGCTACCAAAACGATAGAAGGTAAGTTCTACCTGCCGTAA
- a CDS encoding antibiotic biosynthesis monooxygenase, protein MVIVVFEFEPDETLKDRYFELAAVLLEEVEKIDGFISVERFESISNPGRYVSLSTWQNMAAVNRWREQLDHSQAQDEAKSRKLFLNYRIRVAEVDRDYGPS, encoded by the coding sequence ATGGTGATTGTTGTATTTGAATTCGAGCCTGATGAAACCCTTAAGGATCGTTACTTTGAACTCGCTGCCGTCCTTCTTGAAGAAGTCGAAAAAATCGATGGGTTTATATCGGTGGAACGATTCGAGAGTATCAGTAACCCAGGTCGTTACGTCTCGCTTTCGACCTGGCAGAACATGGCGGCCGTTAACCGCTGGCGTGAACAGCTTGATCACTCTCAAGCACAGGATGAAGCCAAATCGCGCAAGCTGTTTCTCAACTACCGAATCCGTGTAGCAGAGGTCGACCGCGACTATGGGCCGTCCTGA
- a CDS encoding cupin domain-containing protein has translation MSQQSQKFCTSHAKNSTWTPGLRSFFEYRDLGIGDATHGQFNAHVIRVKKPVEQFPHTGPHTHALDFQMFFVLKGWIKFVYENHGEHLFEAGDSCLQPPGIVHDESDCSEDLELIEFTSPARFETHLQKAVE, from the coding sequence ATGTCCCAGCAATCACAGAAATTCTGTACCAGTCATGCTAAGAACTCGACCTGGACGCCAGGTCTTCGCTCGTTTTTTGAATACCGCGACCTGGGTATAGGTGATGCGACGCATGGTCAGTTCAACGCCCATGTGATCCGCGTGAAAAAACCGGTTGAACAATTCCCCCACACCGGTCCGCACACCCACGCACTCGATTTTCAAATGTTTTTTGTACTGAAAGGCTGGATCAAATTCGTGTATGAAAACCATGGTGAACACTTATTCGAAGCCGGCGACAGTTGTCTGCAGCCGCCCGGCATAGTGCACGACGAAAGCGATTGCTCAGAAGACCTCGAGCTGATCGAGTTCACATCACCAGCCAGGTTTGAGACCCACCTGCAGAAAGCTGTTGAATAA
- a CDS encoding indolepyruvate ferredoxin oxidoreductase subunit alpha, whose protein sequence is MAERSFKREVEKLRLGPGEEFRGEGILAVTKALLQCGVGYVGGYQGAPISHLMDVLADAQDVLAELGVRFEANASEAAACAMLAASVHYPIRGAVTFKSPVGINVASDALANLSSGGVTGGALVLVGEDYGEGSSIMQERSHAYATKSQIWLLDPRPNLPSIVKAVEDGFELSEASNTPVMLELRIRACHVYGSFMTKANRRPTLSVTQALDEPKRQTDRIVLPPASYVHEQEKINQRWPAAVEFIRSRGLNEVFGPAGGKIGVVMQGGMYNGVIRALQRLGLADLYGETQIPLYVLNVTYPLLEAEFLAFCEGKSAVLVVEEGQPAYIEDALAAILYRARGSVQLSGKDVLPMAGEYIGQHVLEGVTTFLARYAPEELPASSAQSQNKPIVEPVTDLSETVPARPPSFCTGCPERPLFAAMKMVQQERGPLQVAGDIGCHLFGSLAPFEIGGTTMGYGLGPASNAAFDGGGSQRTVSIIGDGGFWHNGLTSSVGNAVFNKSDGVIVVVDNFYSAATGGQDVPSSRAENRSKSTRHPISAAVKGIGVEWVREVDDTYDVAAMRDTLQAALDTDHEGPKVIVASSECMLNRQRREQPVRDRAIAAGARVVKPRFGVDADVCTGDHACIRLSGCPSLSLKTLDDPLRDDPVAHIDQSCVGCGNCGEVADAAVLCPSFYRVDLVHNPGWFERLRHRLTLGLIQILQRRRSRRVLGFEPV, encoded by the coding sequence ATGGCTGAGCGGTCTTTTAAGCGGGAAGTGGAAAAGCTGCGGCTGGGTCCAGGCGAGGAATTCCGGGGAGAGGGGATTCTGGCTGTGACCAAAGCGTTATTGCAGTGTGGCGTAGGTTACGTAGGAGGTTATCAGGGGGCACCGATTTCCCATTTGATGGACGTGCTGGCGGATGCGCAGGACGTTCTCGCGGAACTGGGCGTGCGTTTCGAGGCCAATGCTTCCGAAGCGGCTGCTTGCGCCATGCTGGCAGCGTCGGTTCACTATCCAATTCGTGGTGCGGTGACCTTTAAGTCACCAGTCGGTATCAATGTGGCCTCCGATGCCTTGGCTAACCTGTCGTCCGGTGGAGTAACCGGTGGCGCCCTCGTTCTGGTGGGTGAAGACTATGGTGAAGGCTCATCGATCATGCAGGAACGCAGTCATGCGTACGCGACCAAATCGCAGATCTGGCTGCTTGATCCCAGGCCAAACCTGCCTTCGATTGTGAAGGCTGTCGAAGACGGTTTCGAGCTGTCGGAAGCGTCAAATACCCCGGTGATGCTCGAACTTCGGATACGGGCCTGTCATGTCTACGGGTCCTTTATGACCAAGGCCAATCGCCGCCCAACACTCAGCGTGACTCAGGCTCTGGATGAACCCAAGCGGCAAACAGATCGCATTGTGTTACCACCGGCATCATATGTTCACGAGCAGGAGAAGATCAACCAGCGCTGGCCAGCTGCTGTGGAATTTATTCGTAGCAGGGGATTGAATGAAGTCTTCGGCCCCGCAGGTGGCAAGATCGGAGTCGTGATGCAGGGCGGCATGTACAACGGCGTGATCCGAGCCTTGCAGCGTTTGGGGCTCGCCGATCTGTACGGGGAAACACAAATACCACTGTATGTTCTGAATGTGACCTACCCGTTGCTCGAGGCTGAGTTTCTTGCCTTCTGCGAAGGCAAATCGGCGGTTCTGGTGGTCGAGGAGGGTCAACCGGCCTACATTGAGGATGCGCTGGCAGCAATTCTCTATCGGGCCCGCGGCAGTGTTCAGCTGTCCGGAAAAGATGTCCTGCCAATGGCAGGGGAGTATATCGGTCAGCATGTTCTGGAGGGGGTCACTACGTTTCTGGCGAGGTATGCCCCAGAGGAACTGCCCGCAAGCTCAGCGCAGTCACAGAATAAACCCATTGTTGAACCGGTGACCGATCTATCCGAGACCGTGCCGGCACGCCCGCCAAGTTTCTGCACTGGCTGTCCCGAGCGGCCACTGTTTGCTGCCATGAAAATGGTGCAACAGGAGAGAGGACCGTTACAAGTGGCCGGCGATATAGGCTGTCACCTATTCGGCAGTCTCGCGCCCTTTGAAATCGGTGGCACTACCATGGGGTATGGATTGGGACCTGCCTCAAATGCCGCCTTCGACGGTGGCGGCAGTCAGCGGACTGTGTCAATCATCGGTGATGGCGGTTTCTGGCATAACGGTCTGACATCGAGTGTGGGTAACGCGGTGTTCAATAAGTCAGATGGTGTGATCGTGGTGGTCGACAACTTTTATTCAGCCGCAACCGGTGGCCAGGATGTTCCATCGTCACGCGCAGAGAATCGCTCAAAATCAACCCGTCACCCGATCAGCGCGGCGGTAAAGGGTATCGGTGTGGAGTGGGTACGCGAGGTTGACGACACATACGATGTTGCCGCAATGCGCGACACGTTGCAAGCCGCGTTGGATACGGACCACGAAGGGCCTAAGGTGATTGTTGCCTCATCGGAGTGCATGCTCAACCGGCAGCGGCGAGAACAACCTGTGAGAGACCGGGCGATTGCAGCAGGTGCGCGTGTGGTCAAACCGCGTTTCGGCGTAGATGCTGACGTGTGTACGGGAGATCATGCCTGTATACGTTTATCGGGGTGCCCCTCTCTGTCCCTTAAGACTCTGGATGATCCTCTGCGCGACGACCCAGTCGCACATATTGATCAGTCGTGCGTAGGTTGCGGTAATTGTGGTGAAGTAGCTGATGCAGCGGTTCTGTGTCCTTCTTTTTATCGGGTTGACTTAGTCCACAACCCGGGCTGGTTCGAACGATTGCGTCACCGACTGACCCTTGGCCTGATCCAAATCCTCCAGCGCCGCCGGTCCCGCAGGGTCCTGGGATTTGAACCGGTCTGA
- a CDS encoding YafY family transcriptional regulator, whose amino-acid sequence MDRTERFYTIDRLLRSRRQVSLRQLMEELEVSRATVRRDLEYMRDRMAAPIVWDAALRGYCYRLEATGDDDRYALPGLWFNASEVYALLTMDHLLSSLQPGLLEPHIEPLRERIRRLLGSGEHPTQEIEKRIRILYMASRQMDTRVFASIANALLARRRLFIVHLNRRSNLHTERVVSPQRLAHYRDNWYLDCWCHLRKGLRSFAVDAIESADLKEDQPAKEVSDSRLEMVLGAGYGIFAGDKTHQAVLRFTPEAARWVASEKWHSQQESTVEPDGSYRLSVPYAKETELVMDILRHGSDVEVLSPTSLRQTVRKRLAATLKQY is encoded by the coding sequence GTGGACAGAACCGAACGCTTTTATACCATTGACCGTCTGTTGCGCAGCCGGCGCCAGGTCTCCCTCCGCCAGTTGATGGAAGAGTTGGAAGTGTCCCGTGCAACCGTACGCCGGGACCTCGAATATATGCGCGACCGTATGGCAGCGCCGATCGTGTGGGATGCCGCACTGCGGGGTTACTGCTACCGACTGGAAGCCACTGGCGACGATGACCGGTATGCTCTGCCTGGCCTGTGGTTCAATGCCTCAGAAGTCTATGCACTGCTGACTATGGACCATCTGCTCAGCAGTCTGCAGCCAGGATTGCTTGAGCCGCATATTGAACCTTTGCGCGAACGCATCAGGCGACTGTTAGGCAGCGGTGAACACCCGACACAAGAGATCGAAAAGCGTATACGGATACTCTACATGGCGTCTCGCCAGATGGACACGCGCGTATTTGCCTCTATCGCCAACGCGTTGCTGGCCCGGCGCCGGCTTTTTATCGTTCATCTGAACCGGCGCAGCAATCTGCATACCGAGCGGGTCGTTTCACCGCAGCGACTGGCTCATTATCGTGATAACTGGTATCTGGACTGCTGGTGTCATCTGCGCAAAGGTCTGCGAAGTTTCGCCGTCGATGCGATTGAGAGTGCCGACCTTAAAGAAGATCAGCCTGCAAAAGAAGTCAGCGACAGCCGGCTCGAAATGGTCCTGGGTGCCGGCTACGGAATTTTTGCTGGAGACAAGACGCATCAAGCGGTACTGCGGTTTACACCCGAGGCGGCGCGCTGGGTTGCATCAGAAAAGTGGCATTCACAACAAGAAAGTACAGTAGAGCCCGACGGCAGTTACCGGCTGAGTGTGCCGTATGCCAAGGAAACAGAGCTGGTCATGGATATTCTGCGCCATGGTTCTGACGTAGAAGTTTTGTCCCCGACCAGTTTAAGGCAAACAGTGCGGAAACGGCTGGCAGCCACACTTAAACAGTACTAA
- a CDS encoding 4a-hydroxytetrahydrobiopterin dehydratase: protein MTDYSQMKCEVCRVGAPLVTADEVEDFLKQHPQWGKLVIDGEDRIQRIFQFKDFEQALAFTNRVGALAEEEGHHPALLTEWGRVTVGWWTHKIHGLHVNDFIMASKTDTLAG from the coding sequence ATGACCGACTACAGCCAGATGAAATGTGAGGTTTGCCGAGTAGGTGCTCCTTTGGTCACAGCGGACGAAGTTGAAGATTTTCTGAAGCAGCATCCGCAGTGGGGGAAACTTGTCATCGATGGAGAGGACCGGATTCAGCGCATATTCCAGTTCAAAGATTTCGAACAGGCCCTTGCTTTTACCAACCGGGTCGGTGCACTGGCTGAGGAAGAAGGTCATCACCCCGCGCTACTGACCGAATGGGGCCGGGTCACGGTCGGCTGGTGGACGCATAAGATCCATGGCCTGCACGTGAATGATTTTATTATGGCATCAAAAACTGACACCTTGGCTGGATAA
- a CDS encoding amidase has translation MTEALWQLSACDIVQGIRNKTFSCEEVMRSVVQRIADRNGSINAIVYDYSDEAVAQAQEADRARSSGSVVGSLHGVPVTIKSNIDVKGQPTPNGVPTYKNVIATDDSPVVRNLKNAGAIIVGRTNTPEFSMRLTTDNPLNGRTYNPWHENACPGGSSGGASAAAAAGFGPIHHGNDIGGSLRYPASFCGLATVKPSFGRIANFVPSAMPPERGMLAQLMAVQGAICRQVCDVRLATQVMAAPDARDPFWVPVPFDNWPDEGPIKVAVTRESYGYPIHPDLVVGIDRAAGYLSDAGYRVEEVTTPSIEDAAQGWFDLLGSELEAFMMPLAREHGSSTIQQIFQWYFEMGDVADAERYRVGIKERTTMTREWNIFLDEYPLVLTPFFMQPTPAWDCDAISFEQTQDVFRAAMYSTGTNFLSLPAGVVPIGLVESLPTGIQVVGRRYREDLILDAIEAIENRVGVLSRQLWAREE, from the coding sequence ATGACCGAAGCACTTTGGCAGCTCAGTGCCTGTGACATCGTACAGGGTATTCGCAACAAGACATTTTCCTGTGAAGAGGTGATGCGCTCCGTGGTGCAGCGGATCGCTGACCGGAACGGTTCAATCAATGCCATCGTCTACGACTATTCGGATGAAGCCGTAGCACAGGCCCAGGAGGCCGACCGGGCACGGTCATCCGGATCGGTGGTGGGATCCTTGCACGGTGTACCGGTCACCATAAAATCCAACATCGACGTGAAGGGTCAACCCACACCGAACGGAGTGCCGACATACAAGAATGTCATTGCAACAGACGATTCACCCGTTGTCCGAAACCTGAAAAACGCTGGCGCGATTATTGTCGGGCGAACCAACACGCCGGAATTCTCCATGCGGCTCACCACCGACAACCCACTTAATGGCCGGACGTACAACCCATGGCACGAAAATGCCTGTCCCGGCGGCTCATCGGGTGGTGCCAGCGCAGCAGCGGCCGCCGGTTTTGGGCCGATACACCATGGCAACGATATCGGCGGGTCATTGCGTTACCCAGCGTCTTTCTGTGGCCTTGCAACCGTAAAACCGAGCTTTGGACGGATCGCGAACTTTGTGCCGTCAGCCATGCCGCCGGAGCGGGGGATGCTGGCCCAACTGATGGCTGTACAGGGAGCAATCTGCCGGCAGGTGTGCGATGTGCGCCTGGCGACGCAGGTCATGGCCGCACCCGATGCACGTGATCCGTTCTGGGTGCCAGTGCCGTTTGATAACTGGCCTGACGAGGGGCCAATCAAGGTCGCTGTGACCCGGGAATCATATGGTTATCCGATCCACCCTGACCTGGTGGTCGGTATTGACCGTGCTGCGGGTTACCTGAGTGATGCGGGCTACCGTGTAGAAGAGGTGACCACACCGTCGATCGAAGACGCAGCCCAGGGCTGGTTTGACCTTCTTGGCAGTGAGCTCGAAGCTTTTATGATGCCACTGGCGAGAGAACATGGCAGTTCGACGATCCAGCAGATTTTTCAATGGTATTTCGAGATGGGCGATGTCGCCGATGCAGAGCGCTATCGTGTGGGCATCAAAGAACGTACCACCATGACACGCGAATGGAACATTTTTCTGGACGAGTATCCCCTGGTCTTAACGCCTTTTTTTATGCAACCGACTCCAGCGTGGGACTGTGACGCAATATCTTTTGAACAAACTCAGGATGTGTTCCGGGCCGCGATGTACAGTACCGGCACCAACTTTCTCAGTCTGCCCGCCGGCGTCGTGCCGATCGGTTTAGTCGAATCGTTACCGACCGGCATCCAGGTCGTTGGCCGTCGCTATCGGGAGGATCTCATCCTCGATGCGATTGAGGCCATCGAAAACCGTGTGGGCGTGCTCAGCCGGCAGCTCTGGGCCCGAGAAGAATAA
- a CDS encoding disulfide bond formation protein B, giving the protein MATSTAFRYLNLLVALICAAFLGYAYWLQYTEFLDPCPLCIFQRVAFFALGLVALAAALHNPGRRGRTIYALLGGFCAAMGTAIAGRHVWLQNLPPDQVPECGPGLEYMLRAFPLSRTIRETLTGSGECASVDWTFAGLSMPWWTLFWFVMLGALVLTIGLRRRFACH; this is encoded by the coding sequence GTGGCCACATCTACTGCATTTCGCTACCTGAATCTTCTCGTTGCGTTGATCTGTGCAGCGTTTCTGGGTTATGCCTACTGGCTGCAGTACACGGAGTTTCTTGACCCTTGCCCGCTGTGTATATTTCAACGCGTTGCCTTTTTTGCGCTCGGTCTGGTGGCGCTGGCTGCAGCGCTGCATAACCCAGGTAGGCGCGGGCGTACAATCTACGCGCTGCTGGGTGGGTTCTGTGCCGCCATGGGTACAGCCATCGCCGGCCGTCATGTCTGGCTGCAAAACCTACCCCCCGATCAGGTACCTGAGTGTGGTCCCGGACTTGAGTACATGCTCCGTGCATTCCCCTTGTCGCGGACAATTCGTGAAACGCTGACCGGATCCGGTGAGTGCGCATCAGTAGACTGGACATTTGCTGGCTTGAGCATGCCGTGGTGGACGCTGTTCTGGTTTGTCATGCTCGGCGCGTTGGTGCTGACCATCGGCCTAAGACGCAGATTCGCGTGTCACTGA
- a CDS encoding indolepyruvate oxidoreductase subunit beta family protein, with protein sequence MNSTPDIIKLAVFAVGGQGGGVLCNWIVNVAERNGYRAQATSIAGVAQRTGATIYYVEMAPDHGRTPVFALAPSAGDVDILVAAEMMESGRALIRGLVTPDRTILITSTHRMLAMSEKTVPGDGTADSLPVIEQGQARSKRYIAFDMEQIAVTSGSVISASLFGALAGSAALPFSRESFEETIRAAGRGVATSLKAFEVAFSTAREAQPKLEGTTEKEQTRQYTVQGPVLQRRNWQQLMARCAELPSAVQPMALAGCKSVADFQDVDYVIEYLEQLEAMVHEDGLHGGAARDYGLSVAAAKYIANAMVYDDVIRVADLKTRATRFSRIRNEFSVGDDSVLQLTEFLHPGAQEVCAMFPVRLGRLVERSPRLFNWLDRMINRGRRIRTDKVIGFMQLYLIAGLRRWRRRLLRHAVEQQHMQTWLGSVLQTLPGDYDLAVEMLRCRRLVKGYSDTHARTLSKFDRVMAAAIDLRDSANAADWVRRLCTAAMREEDEGALEEVLHAIKRVH encoded by the coding sequence ATGAACTCTACACCCGATATCATCAAGTTAGCTGTCTTCGCAGTGGGTGGCCAAGGCGGTGGGGTACTGTGTAACTGGATCGTCAATGTCGCGGAACGAAATGGTTACCGCGCCCAGGCGACGTCTATCGCCGGTGTTGCTCAGCGTACCGGTGCCACGATCTACTACGTTGAAATGGCTCCCGACCATGGTCGCACACCCGTATTTGCCCTGGCCCCATCAGCCGGAGATGTAGACATCCTTGTCGCTGCCGAAATGATGGAATCAGGCCGTGCCCTGATACGTGGCTTGGTGACGCCAGATCGCACAATCCTGATCACGTCAACACACCGCATGCTGGCCATGTCCGAAAAGACTGTACCCGGCGACGGGACGGCTGATTCGCTGCCGGTGATCGAGCAAGGACAAGCCAGATCAAAACGCTATATAGCTTTTGACATGGAACAGATTGCGGTGACTTCAGGCAGTGTGATCTCGGCCAGTCTATTTGGTGCACTGGCAGGTTCAGCTGCGCTGCCATTCTCGCGGGAAAGTTTCGAGGAAACAATTCGTGCGGCCGGTCGTGGTGTAGCGACCAGCCTCAAAGCCTTTGAGGTTGCGTTTTCCACCGCGCGCGAAGCACAGCCTAAGCTCGAGGGCACCACTGAAAAGGAACAGACTCGCCAATACACTGTTCAGGGGCCCGTGTTGCAACGGCGAAATTGGCAGCAGCTCATGGCAAGGTGTGCCGAGCTTCCATCAGCAGTTCAACCGATGGCGCTCGCGGGGTGCAAGAGCGTTGCTGATTTTCAGGACGTTGACTATGTTATTGAATATCTTGAACAGCTTGAAGCGATGGTCCATGAAGATGGTCTACACGGGGGTGCAGCCCGGGACTACGGTCTGTCGGTTGCTGCGGCAAAATATATTGCCAACGCTATGGTTTATGACGATGTCATCCGGGTTGCAGACCTGAAGACTCGAGCAACACGGTTCTCGCGTATCCGCAACGAATTCAGCGTGGGCGACGACAGTGTGCTGCAGTTGACTGAATTTCTACATCCCGGGGCGCAGGAAGTCTGTGCCATGTTCCCCGTCCGATTGGGTCGCCTGGTTGAGCGCAGTCCGCGGCTTTTCAACTGGCTGGATCGAATGATAAATCGCGGGCGTAGGATCCGTACGGATAAAGTAATCGGCTTCATGCAGCTCTATTTGATTGCGGGTCTACGTCGATGGCGCCGCCGTCTTTTGCGTCATGCGGTCGAGCAGCAGCATATGCAGACCTGGCTGGGGTCGGTGTTGCAGACGTTGCCCGGTGATTATGATTTGGCTGTAGAGATGCTCCGCTGCCGTCGTCTGGTTAAAGGTTACAGCGATACCCATGCCCGTACCCTGTCCAAGTTCGATCGGGTCATGGCCGCGGCGATTGACCTGCGGGATTCGGCGAATGCGGCAGATTGGGTCCGCCGGCTCTGCACTGCCGCTATGCGCGAGGAAGATGAAGGGGCGTTGGAGGAAGTGTTGCACGCAATAAAGCGTGTTCACTAA
- a CDS encoding CPXCG motif-containing cysteine-rich protein, which translates to MMMLEERSVDCPYCGEFISISIDPLTGNDAYVEDCQVCCRPIVFRLSTDPDGEIVDVVVRREDD; encoded by the coding sequence ATGATGATGCTTGAGGAGCGCAGTGTCGACTGTCCCTATTGCGGTGAGTTCATCAGCATCAGTATTGATCCATTAACCGGCAATGACGCCTATGTCGAAGATTGCCAGGTGTGCTGTCGCCCTATCGTCTTCCGCCTGTCGACAGATCCTGACGGCGAAATTGTAGACGTTGTGGTACGGCGTGAAGACGACTGA
- a CDS encoding RidA family protein has translation MNDRFIFHNFEAAPKHVAPFSHAVECDGWIQLTGQMPTDPNDDNAPLPEGVTAQTRRVMDNLVIVLKNLGLGLGHVMSCRIYLTEFERDYETMNEVYRDYFTEGRLPARTCIGVTALAREALVEIDMVARRH, from the coding sequence GTGAACGACCGGTTTATTTTTCATAACTTCGAAGCAGCCCCAAAGCACGTTGCGCCATTCAGCCATGCTGTTGAGTGTGACGGCTGGATTCAACTGACCGGGCAGATGCCCACGGACCCGAACGACGACAATGCGCCTCTACCAGAAGGCGTAACTGCACAGACTCGGCGCGTGATGGACAATCTGGTGATTGTTCTGAAAAACCTTGGCCTTGGTCTGGGCCATGTGATGTCGTGTCGCATATACCTGACAGAGTTCGAGCGCGATTACGAAACCATGAACGAAGTCTATCGAGATTACTTTACTGAGGGTCGACTACCGGCGCGGACCTGTATTGGGGTGACGGCGCTCGCTCGGGAGGCTCTGGTCGAAATCGATATGGTGGCCCGGCGACACTGA